A segment of the Corvus hawaiiensis isolate bCorHaw1 chromosome 16, bCorHaw1.pri.cur, whole genome shotgun sequence genome:
CTCCTCACAGGCCACTTTGGGCTTTAGAGCATTACCAAAACTTATCTGATCATGAAAGAGCTCTGCTAGAAAATCTCTGTAGTGAACTGACAGGGCATGATGAGGACGCATGggagctggttttgtttctgaaacaaCAGAATAACAGGACGAGAATGTGTTTTGAGCCCTGCAGGTCAGGCTGGCACTCACCTCCCCGGCACGAAGGGCACGTGCACAGCTCCGTAACCTCTGACCACGTCGTGGCCAAAGAAGTCAGGCCCGTAGACACTCAGCACAATCTGCGGCCCTGCAAGGAAATGGGGGTGAGAGGGGGTCTGGCACCAGGGCTggacccccccccccggcaCTCACAGCCAAAAGGGTTGGTGCTCTTGAAGGTGATGTCGATGGGGAAGTTCCAGACGAGCGTGGTGGGGGAGACGCTGCTCTTGGAGGTGATCTGGGAGATTCCCTCCTCCAGACCCTGCAGGGAATGTGGGGtgagcctggggctgggctgagcccgGGGCTCTGGTGGgcagggtggggacagggggcacaggggggtcTGAcggggggggcacaggggctgtACCGCTGTGGGGACCCAGTCCTGGCCATAGACGAAGCAGAACTTGCAGTAGAGGTCATCAAATCCTGGGAACTgcaggagacagagagagagagagagagatgtcaCTGGGAATTCACTGGGAATTTCTGGGGGTGAGGCTCTGCCCAAGTCAGGGTGCTGAGGGCAGCCTGGGCCAGCGAGACGGGGACAGACAGGTTGGGTCAGGGAGGCTGAGactgggatgggtttgggggacTGGGATGGATGCGGGGGCGGCTGAGGCTGAGCTGGGTCAGAGGGTATTGAGGCCAgagggatgggtttggggggctGACACTGGGATGGTCAAGGGGCTGAGGCCAGGCTGAGTTTGGGGGAGGCTGAGACAGGGACGGGTTAAGGGGGATGAAGCCAGGCAGGGTTATGGGGGGCTGAGGGTGTGCAGGGTTGAGGGGGTGAGGCTGGGTTGAGTTTGGGGACTGAGGCCGGGCAGGCTCAGGGGGGGCAGATTCTCATCCCGCACGGGCGCACGCAGCACCGACACCGAGGCCAGGCCGCTCTGCCGGGGCCGCGCGGACCGGGCTGGGGGCgatcccccccatccccccggGGTGTTCCCGGGGTGTTTCCGTGGTGTCCCGGGGTCTCACGCACCTCCCCGCTCTCGATCTCGCCGCTCACGGCCAGCAGAAACACGCTGGGCGCCGCCATGGCGGGCGCGCCGGTTGCCGTGGCGACGGACGGGGCGGCGCAGGGGACAAACTTCCCCGGCGCCGCGCTGCTCTTCGCTTCGCTTCGCAGGGCTCCCGATCCCCAAAATCGCCCCAAAACGCGGCCACCTCACCCCCGAcacccccggcacccccggcATGGGTGCCCCCGGGCGGGTCCTTCCCGCTCCCCTCAGCCGCTGAGCCCGACGGGCGCTGCCCCGTTATCCTCGCACCGCCACGTGTGCAGAActtcatttattattatttgataTCAGCCTAAAGCAACCCCAAGCGGGGACTCGGCCTCCCCAGGGGATGGgcacggccccaaggctgccagacgTCAAGGACaccgctcccagggatgcacagggtggggttgttggggtgtctgtgcagggcaggagctggacgggatgatcctggtgggtcacttccagctcaggatattcccgATCCTACCATTCCATGTGGCGAGGCCATGGCCACTAGATGATGCTGCCGGCCGAGCTGAGAGCGGCTCCGGCTGGCGGGCAAGGGCCCGAGCCAGGAGG
Coding sequences within it:
- the B9D1 gene encoding B9 domain-containing protein 1; the encoded protein is MECEAKSSAAPGKFVPCAAPSVATATGAPAMAAPSVFLLAVSGEIESGEFPGFDDLYCKFCFVYGQDWVPTAGLEEGISQITSKSSVSPTTLVWNFPIDITFKSTNPFGWPQIVLSVYGPDFFGHDVVRGYGAVHVPFVPGRHKRTIAMFVPESTSRLQQFTSWFTGRRPEFTDPKVVAQGEGREVTRVRSQGFVTISFNVMTKDLHKLGYDIGPTALQSPSLEPGAQGLHRF